The following proteins are co-located in the Delphinus delphis chromosome 5, mDelDel1.2, whole genome shotgun sequence genome:
- the LOC132425898 gene encoding serine/threonine-protein phosphatase with EF-hands 2-like → MFLFISCPRISRVGESALRALREKLFAHSSDLLVEFKKHDKDKTGLITLSDWAAAVESVLHLGLPWRMLRPQLVSSLTDNKLEYKSWLKNLAKEQFSHENIQSSLLEALYRNRSNLETIFRIIDSDHSGFISLDEFRQTWKLFSSHMNIDVTDDCICDLARSIDFNKDGHIDINEFLEAFRLVEQSCSKGYASDC, encoded by the exons atgttccttttcaTCTCCTGTCCCAGGATTAGCAGAGTTGGGGAGTCAGCTCTGAGAGCCCTACGTGAAAAGTTATTTGCCCATTCCTCAGATCTTCTTGTTGAATTTAAGAAGCATGATAAAGATAAAACTG GTCTAATCACCCTGAGTGACTGGGCAGCAGCCGTGGAGTCTGTGTTGCATCTAGGACTGCCATGGCGGATGCTGAGGCCACAGCTGGTGAGCAGCTTGACAGATAACAAGCTGGAATACAAGTCCTGGCTGAAAAACTTGGCCAAAGAACAATTCAGCCATGAG AATATACAATCAAGTTTGCTGGAAGCACTGTATCGAAACCGATCCAACCTGGAGACCATTTTTAGGATCATAGACAGTGATCATTCAG GGTTCATTTCACTGGACGAGTTCAGGCAGACTTGGAAGCTGTTCAGCTCTCATATGAACATTGATGTCACTGACGACTGCATCTGTGACCTTGCCCGGAGCATTGACTTCAACAAAGATGGCCACATTGACATCAATGAGTTCCTGGAGGCCTTCCGCCTTGTGGAGCAATCCTGCTCAAAGGGTTATGCATCAGATTGCTGA